Genomic segment of Apium graveolens cultivar Ventura chromosome 7, ASM990537v1, whole genome shotgun sequence:
GTGGTGTTCATTTTAAGAATTCCAAACAAAACATAAGGTTTTACATTGCCATGAGCTCTACTGGAGGAAAGATTGACCATTCAATAAACAGAGGTGGTGCGCCATATTACTTCAAGGTCCAAGGTATTAATTACCACAATATAGGAAGGCTGGTCCCAACTGACGACAACACTCCAAAGTTTTGTCAGCTTTATATCTATGACACAGAGGATGAAATCAACAACAGGATCAATGCAGTTAATTGTTGCAGGGATGCTATTAATGAAGAAATTGTATAATCTTTGTTGCATATGTTGGATGAGCATAACAGGTTGGTTAAAGGTTTCCGTATTGCTCGCGAAAGGGTTAGGAAAAATGCAGTAGATGAGTTTAAATTGGTTCTGATTTCATCGAGTTCAATAAGTGGCCGACCAAATCACATTGCTCCATCAAATGAGGTAGCAGGATTGATTGTTACTTCTCCTTATGCAAAAGGCTGTCGAGATACTGTAATTGATTCTAGAGTTGACGGATTACAGAGGATTTTTGAGACCGATCCACATTTCATGCAACTTCAATATCCATTACTTTTCCCTCACGGAGATATTGGATATTACCGTGAGATCCCATTAAATAGGCATGTGAAGCATTCTAAGAGAGACGTAGAAGTTACCGAATCTGAAGATCCTGACGAAAAATGTGCTAGAACGTATATTACAATGAGAaagttttataattataaactaATGATACGTCTTTCAGAAGGTACAAATTTGCTATTTAACAGAAGTATAATTTCTCATTCAGTTGTTCAAATTTGTGATAATTAGTGTATATTCGATGAATTTATACCTTTTACTGTAACAGGTTTGACACCACATCTTGGAGGTCGTTTATGGCAGCAATATGTTGTGGATGCTTTCACCGTAATTGAGCAGTACATATTGGACTGGATTAGAGACCATCAAACTACTATAAGATCTAATCTCTACCATAATATTAGAGATACAATGCAAAAGGGAGATAGAAATCCATCCAATATTGGTAAAGCAATCATTCTTCCCGCTTCATTGACCGGAAGTAAGCGCTATATGACTCAGTATTTTAAAGACTCATTAACAATATGTCGAACTTTAGGACATCCTTCATTGTTCCTTACTATGACCACTAATACAAAATGGCCCGAAATTCAGCGCATGTTAAAACATTTGCCTGGTGTTGATGTTGCTGACGCACCTGATGTTGTAGCCAGAGTCTTTAAAATGAAGGTTGATCAACTTATGGATATGATTAAAAAGAAAAATTGTTTTGGCAGATGTATAGGAGGTATCATTTTAGCTAAGTTTTTTTATACTCATTTTATTATTCCTAAATTGTTCTATCAAAATGCACTTTTAGTATATATTTTTCCTGGTACTAACTGTTTTTCTACAATATTTCCATAGTGATGCATGTAATTGAATTCCAGAAGCGTGGATTGCCTCACGCTCATATATTAATTTGGTTGCACCCCGACGATAGACCTAAAATAACTGAACAAATTGATAAAATGGTATCAGCTGAAATTCCCGATCCAGAAATTGATCTAGTTGGATATAATGCCGTGAGCAATTATATAATCCACGGACCATGTGGTCCTGATTATACTAAATCTCCATGCATGGTCAAAGGAAACTGTATAAAGCATTTTCCTAAGCGGTATTTTCATTAACATCCTTAAATTATAAATACTTTACTTTGTTAATACCTCCAGTTTTATTACCAtattttttacaattttaaaaatgttttattACAGGTATAATTCTCATACATTTTTTGATGAGTGTGGATTCCCCATATATAAAAGGAGGACTGGAATTACTATTAACAAGAAGGGGGTCAATCTTGATAATTGCTTTGTTGTCCCATTCAATCGCGATCTTTTGGTGCATTTTCAATATCACATGAATCTGGAGATTTGCAATAATTCaagatcattaaagtaccttttcaAATACTGTCTAAAGGGTCATGACACGATAATAATGTGTTTGAGGAAAACACGTACAGGTACTTCTGCAATAATCCTAAAAAAAGCACCAAAAGGTCCGATTAATGAGGTAAAACATTATTTGGATGGAAGATATGTTTGCGCGTCAAAAGCATCTTGGAGGATATTTGCTTTTGACATTCATTCCCGTTGGCCATCGATAGAGAGGTTACCGATACATTTACTAGGCGAGAAGTATGTTTCGTTTAAGGCTGGAGATGTCTTAAAGGATGTTTGTGACAAGGCAATATAAAAAAACCAAGTTAGAAGCATGGTTTGATGCAAATCAGACATTCCCAAATGTGAGGAATTATAGTTATTCTGAATTTCCAAATAAATTTACTTGGAATCCTCGACCTGGTATctggaaagaaaggaaaagagGAGATTTTATTGGGAGACTCTCTGAAGTGCATTCATCAAGTGGTGAACTATTATATCTCTGCATGCTGTTACCTAGGAAGAAAGGTTTCAGGTCTTTTGAAGATCTTAAAACTGTTAATGGACACATCCATAAAACATTCAAGGAAGCATGCGCGGCCCTTGGTATTCTACAAAATGATAACCAATGGCAAGAAGCAATTGCCGAGAACTCCCATACATCACTGCCTCCACAGTTACGTGCCATGTTTGTCAAAATTTTGGCATGTAGTCCTATTTCAGATCCACTTAGACTTTGGGAAGCTAATTGGCAATGTATGTCAGATGATATTCTCATCATCAGAAGACATATGCTTAATGATCCTCATTTATACCTATCAGACGAAGATTTGAAGAATTAAGCACTTGCAGGTTTATATCTCATTATCATACTACCTGAATAATTAACATAATACTGTTTTAGATATTATATGTAGCAAACTTTTAAACTAACATAACACTTCATATATATTTTTGCCCGCAGAAATTGAAAAATTGTTTAATGACATCGGGAAGAGTTTGAAGGACTACGCGACAATGCCATTTCCAAATGAAATTTATTTTAGCAATGCTGTTAACAGACTACTCCAAGAAGAAACTTCATATGATAAAGAAGAACTGAAAATTTTGCATGAAAAGAATCATGGAATGCTCAACCCTGAACAGAAGAACGTTTACGATTCTATCATATAAAATGTTTATAATAAGGTAGGTGGTGTTTTCTTTGTATATGGAAGTGGAGGATGCGGAAAGACATTTCTGTGGCAGACATTATGTTATCGCCTTCGTTCAGAAGGAAAGATTGTGCTTCCTGTTGCCTCATGTGGAATAGTAGCCGTATTGTTGCCTGGTGGTAGAACTGCACATTCAGGATTCCATATTCCTTTGAAACTTGATCAGGACAGTACAGCCGGAATCAGACATGGAACCGATATTGcagaattaatccaacaaacTGATTTGATCATTTGGGATGAAGCGCCAATGCAACATCGTCATGCCTTTGAATCTGTTGACCGTTCTTTGAGGGATATAATGTCTGCTATTGACAAAAGGAGAGCAAAAAAGCCATTTGGTGGTATCACATTAGTTTTTGGCAGAGATTATAGGCAAATTTTACCTGTGATTCCAAAGGCATCCAGAGCTGAAATAGTAGGTTCCACCCTCAATAAATCAAAGATTTGGGAATTTTTCCAAGTATTTTTACTTAAGCAAAATATGTGTTTTCATGTAGGAAATATAGAAATGGAGAATAAGGTTATAGCGGATTTCAGTAAATGGCAGCTTTTAGTTGGCGATGGTAAAGTTGAGAACTTTAGTCCTGATGCAGACACTGGTGAAATGCTAATAAAGATTCCAGATCAATATGTTGCTCATACCACGCAAAATCTAATAGAAAGTCTTTTTGAAATAACTCACCCGGATTTTCTAAAAAATATGTCTTCACATTCTTATCTAAGATCAAGAGCTATCCTAACACCAACTAATGTTGTGGTGGACGACATCAATAACAACATTCTTGAGCAAATTCTTGGACCTCTACACACATATCTTAGTCAGGATTCAATTAATGATGCTGGTGATGAAGATAATGATTTCAGATCAGCATTTCCAGTAGAGTACCTGAACTCATTAAATATGCCTTGCATTCCTAAGCACGAGTTAAACATCAAGGTTGGCGTCGTTTTCATGCTTATGAGAAATTTAAACCAAATTATGGGATTGTGTAATGGCACGCGAATGATTGTGACATCATGCAAGAAGAATAGTATTGAGTGTGAAATATTATGCGGATCCCATGTTGGGTCAAAACATTTGATCCTGAGGATAGAGATGATTCCAACAGATACCAATTGGCCTTTTCAGTTTAAAAGAATTCAGTTCCCACTCCAGATTTATTATGCAATGACAATTAATAAGAGCCAGGGCCAATCACTTGACACGGTTGGTCTATACCTTCCCAGAGTAGTGTTTTCTCATGGCCATGTCTACGTTGCCATCTCAAAAGTTACAAGACCAGAAGGTCTCCACATTCTCATCGACAGTGATGATGGTACCACCATAAATATTACATCAAATGTAGTCTATGACGAAGTATTTTACAACCTACAGAGCATAAATGATGAGAATGTATCATATTAGTTATTTCTATTGCAAATTTACAATCCTGACTAAGTTACTCATCATTTTATTATAATTGGTAGTTTGAGAAATTTTTTTGTTATTAAATTAGAATTACATCAGATCATATTGGTTATTGATGCTCATATGCGAAGTAAAAGGCAGATTTTCGAATAATTTTTTATGCATATCAAATTCTCAATATAATTAGATGTGATATGTTTTATATTGATAACGAGACATTATGATAATCAGAGAAGATTTTGGGATAACAACAATATGTATCAGATAACTAActcatatttaaatatttatttaatatcaCATTTATGTTACTAATTGATCTTCTATTTTAACACAATCTTTTTTTTCCATGCTAATATTAGTGTAAGTTATTAAGGATCATCATACAACTCTAATAGATATCTATTGATTGAGATTTTCATGGACTAATTATCAGCTTATCACCTTAACTATAAAGATAATGTATATCTTTATTAAAAATACAGCCGATTGTCTTAAACGCTCCACACATTCGGATTTTTTTTGCTATATATCCAACTCACAAACTAATTTCAGAGTTCATATggcagaacatccaagtataaTTACAATTCATTACCTATTTG
This window contains:
- the LOC141674105 gene encoding uncharacterized protein LOC141674105; its protein translation is MLDEHNRLVKGFRIARERVRKNAVDEFKLVLISSSSISGRPNHIAPSNEVAGLIVTSPYAKGCRDTVIDSRVDGLQRIFETDPHFMQLQYPLLFPHGDIGYYREIPLNRHVKHSKRDVEVTESEDPDEKCARTYITMRKFYNYKLMIRLSEGLTPHLGGRLWQQYVVDAFTVIEQYILDWIRDHQTTIRSNLYHNIRDTMQKGDRNPSNIGKAIILPASLTGSKRYMTQYFKDSLTICRTLGHPSLFLTMTTNTKWPEIQRMLKHLPGVDVADAPDVVARVFKMKVDQLMDMIKKKNCFGRCIGVMHVIEFQKRGLPHAHILIWLHPDDRPKITEQIDKMVSAEIPDPEIDLVGYNAVSNYIIHGPCGPDYTKSPCMVKGNCIKHFPKRYNSHTFFDECGFPIYKRRTGITINKKGVNLDNCFVVPFNRDLLVHFQYHMNLEICNNSRSLKYLFKYCLKGHDTIIMCLRKTRTGTSAIILKKAPKGPINEVKHYLDGRYVCASKASWRIFAFDIHSRWPSIERLPIHLLGEKYVSFKAGDVLKDVCDKAI
- the LOC141674107 gene encoding uncharacterized protein LOC141674107 — translated: MLLPRKKGFRSFEDLKTVNGHIHKTFKEACAALGILQNDNQWQEAIAENSHTSLPPQLRAMFVKILACSPISDPLRLWEANWQCGVFFVYGSGGCGKTFLWQTLCYRLRSEGKIVLPVASCGIVAVLLPGGRTAHSGFHIPLKLDQDSTAGIRHGTDIAELIQQTDLIIWDEAPMQHRHAFESVDRSLRDIMSAIDKRRAKKPFGGITLVFGRDYRQILPVIPKASRAEIVGSTLNKSKIWEFFQVFLLKQNMCFHVGNIEMENKVIADFSKWQLLVGDGKVENFSPDADTGEMLIKIPDQYVAHTTQNLIESLFEITHPDFLKNMSSHSYLRSRAILTPTNVVVDDINNNILEQILGPLHTYLSQDSINDAGDEDNDFRSAFPVEYLNSLNMPCIPKHELNIKVGVVFMLMRNLNQIMGLCNGTRMIVTSCKKNSIECEILCGSHVGSKHLILRIEMIPTDTNWPFQFKRIQFPLQIYYAMTINKSQGQSLDTVGLYLPRVVFSHGHVYVAISKVTRPEGLHILIDSDDDMQDHHHLSNQDGNHTAWTLKVRVTRMWVSTNLQGVLVRHNLILLDCENNHILAIVPPALWNLFYFIIHPGTLLRIRNVQVLPAAGFLRPVRSANYIIFLPITVVVLEPEEILSIPRHKFDLVPVTLLYNSLHCSALDELPINSTGRAQINNITSTKLFVNLDYPDVFYLRQRLMDI